A window of Pseudodesulfovibrio hydrargyri contains these coding sequences:
- a CDS encoding O-antigen ligase family protein — protein sequence MLYLLMGSLFLLIVRPYEHFGILGDLHLERFYLITLLIVFAVSTRKKIRMDSVVVLYLMYFISLWICSLFGIDFYNSYSTIYSYTTESIVFILMLFSIYDERGYIKIIEAVMVITALYVLLSLREFLGGRFEYAMGMVRMKGFDNTYGQSNSFATTIVLSYPMLWLLLRTNFISKLVRYGLYSYIPISLLCLFETGSRGGFVQFVAFLGLLFLKSKRKFLYIVTTLVVFSVVWSFLPPEIHNRYYSLIDPSVAPSAKSAHEAAEGRIQGFKQGIAVWRQYPLLGVGPGNLIYTWSNTAKGLQAHNLVAQLLSDTGLLGTIPFVLLFSICYFRSNWIAAAGRKLVGEYSQYPDLTREARIVDFVSKAGVAIKQSIAVLFVAGLTGHNMLRYNWVYVVYLTAVGSWIMHRYINMKLEDDESRRLQHA from the coding sequence ATGTTGTACTTACTTATGGGAAGTCTTTTCCTTCTCATTGTTCGCCCATATGAACATTTTGGTATCCTTGGTGATCTTCATTTGGAGAGATTCTATCTGATTACTTTACTCATCGTTTTTGCTGTTTCGACACGAAAAAAGATCAGAATGGATTCAGTTGTCGTCCTATACTTGATGTATTTTATATCACTTTGGATTTGTTCATTGTTTGGCATTGATTTCTATAACTCATACTCAACGATATATTCATACACGACAGAGTCAATAGTATTTATCCTGATGCTATTCTCCATCTATGACGAGCGAGGGTATATAAAAATAATTGAAGCGGTCATGGTCATTACTGCCCTTTATGTATTGCTGTCGCTGCGTGAATTCCTTGGCGGAAGGTTTGAATATGCAATGGGAATGGTGAGGATGAAAGGGTTTGACAATACATATGGACAGTCAAACTCGTTTGCGACAACGATAGTTTTGTCATATCCTATGTTGTGGCTTCTCTTGAGAACGAATTTTATATCTAAACTAGTCAGATATGGGTTGTATTCATATATACCTATTTCCCTTCTTTGCCTTTTCGAAACAGGGTCTCGTGGGGGATTTGTTCAGTTTGTTGCCTTCTTGGGTTTGCTCTTTTTGAAGAGCAAAAGGAAGTTTTTGTATATTGTGACCACACTGGTGGTTTTTTCCGTTGTCTGGAGTTTTCTTCCCCCGGAAATCCACAATCGTTATTACTCTCTGATAGATCCCAGTGTGGCGCCAAGTGCCAAAAGTGCACATGAGGCCGCAGAAGGGCGGATACAAGGGTTCAAGCAGGGGATAGCGGTGTGGAGGCAATATCCCTTGTTGGGAGTCGGTCCGGGCAACTTGATATACACTTGGTCGAATACGGCAAAGGGTCTTCAGGCCCATAATCTAGTAGCACAGCTGTTGTCCGATACAGGTTTGTTAGGCACTATCCCATTTGTGCTACTTTTTTCCATCTGCTATTTTAGATCCAATTGGATTGCGGCAGCGGGGCGGAAGCTGGTTGGGGAGTATAGCCAGTACCCTGATTTGACGAGAGAAGCACGTATTGTGGATTTTGTCTCCAAGGCCGGGGTGGCTATAAAACAATCGATAGCGGTTCTATTCGTTGCCGGTCTGACAGGGCACAACATGCTACGTTACAATTGGGTGTATGTTGTTTATCTTACAGCAGTTGGAAGCTGGATAATGCATAGATATATAAATATGAAACTTGAAGACGATGAGTCCAGACGGTTACAACATGCTTGA
- a CDS encoding glycosyltransferase family 4 protein, producing MNVLVVDEDFPYPPNTGKRLRTYNLLSRMQEKHLIHYVYHGGERELPGCPNIRCHPVDKAFTGKSGIRFYLELLGNLASSKPYLVSRHHSPEMIRRIAGIADRERIDLVHCEWTPYTENIRSLLGRFPSVLSTHNVESHIWGRYFETERNPLKKAYIYPQWKKMAAYERAVAGLYDQVVCVSENDADFFRRCTPPERVSVVPNGVDETFFTPGGKGPEPGNLVFTGSMDWRPNQDAVSHFVDEIFPLVRERVPDVRFHVVGRRPPDRLKAQWERVPGVVVTGTVDDVRGYIDAASVYVVPLRIGGGSRLKILEALSMAKVVVSTSVGAEGLDLDDGKHLLLRDDPQAFARAVTDVLGDGGAYGGLADAGRKRVLESYGWDAIAQTLDAAWTAATERGRAG from the coding sequence ATGAACGTCCTTGTCGTCGATGAAGATTTTCCCTACCCGCCCAATACGGGCAAACGTCTGCGGACATACAATCTCCTGTCCAGGATGCAGGAAAAGCACCTGATCCACTACGTCTACCACGGCGGGGAGCGGGAGCTTCCAGGCTGCCCCAACATCCGCTGCCACCCGGTGGACAAGGCCTTCACCGGAAAGTCCGGGATTCGATTCTATCTGGAGCTGTTGGGGAACCTCGCCTCTTCCAAGCCCTACCTCGTTTCGCGCCACCACTCGCCGGAGATGATCCGGCGCATCGCCGGGATCGCGGACCGGGAACGGATCGACCTGGTCCACTGCGAGTGGACCCCGTACACCGAAAACATCCGCTCCCTGCTGGGCCGGTTCCCTTCGGTCCTGTCCACCCACAACGTCGAGTCCCACATCTGGGGCCGCTATTTCGAAACCGAACGCAACCCCCTGAAAAAGGCCTACATATACCCCCAGTGGAAGAAGATGGCCGCCTACGAGCGGGCCGTGGCCGGGCTGTACGACCAGGTGGTCTGCGTGTCCGAGAACGACGCGGACTTTTTTCGGCGATGCACCCCGCCGGAGCGGGTCTCCGTGGTTCCCAACGGGGTGGACGAAACCTTTTTCACGCCGGGCGGCAAGGGACCCGAGCCCGGCAACCTGGTCTTTACCGGGTCCATGGATTGGCGGCCCAACCAGGACGCGGTCTCCCATTTCGTGGATGAAATCTTCCCCCTGGTCCGGGAGCGGGTGCCCGACGTCCGCTTCCACGTGGTGGGCCGACGCCCGCCGGATCGGCTCAAGGCCCAGTGGGAGCGGGTCCCGGGCGTGGTGGTCACCGGCACCGTGGACGACGTCAGGGGATACATCGACGCGGCCTCGGTCTACGTGGTTCCGCTGCGCATCGGCGGCGGTTCGCGCCTGAAGATCCTGGAAGCCCTGTCCATGGCCAAGGTGGTGGTCTCCACCAGCGTGGGCGCCGAGGGGCTGGACCTGGACGACGGGAAGCACCTCCTGCTCCGGGACGATCCCCAGGCCTTTGCCCGGGCCGTGACGGACGTGCTCGGGGACGGCGGGGCATACGGCGGCCTGGCCGACGCGGGCCGGAAAAGGGTCCTCGAATCCTACGGCTGGGACGCCATCGCGCAAACCCTGGACGCGGCCTGGACCGCCGCGACGGAGCGTGGCCGTGCCGGATAA
- a CDS encoding radical SAM protein — MKVIDQNYSILGKVQRHLKPSLKSLTVKKSINALKCLADFSLKREQVRGLPFMLKIESASMCNLKCKGCRTGAHPEIGTGVLTADEFVEIVEPIKEYLLEAAIYIWGEPLMNRKHLPAMVRHLTENNISSMISTNCHFLDEAMSKQLIDAGLTKLILAVDGMSQESYGQIRLGGNFEIVKSNIINFARIKREKKSRWPLIEWQYVKTDFNKRELPQAMALAEELGVDFFTVLPDWCRRDTDEKVVKSRARLKKIRKRACYWLWSSIAVQWDGTVYPCCHTANNGRNSFGKMPINEIWNSAIYKESRAIFNNTGDGAEKKGKSVCFRCPM, encoded by the coding sequence GTGAAAGTTATAGATCAAAATTACAGTATTCTGGGCAAAGTCCAACGCCACTTGAAACCCAGCCTGAAATCTCTGACTGTAAAGAAAAGCATTAATGCTTTAAAATGCTTAGCGGACTTCTCTTTGAAAAGGGAACAGGTCCGCGGCTTGCCTTTTATGTTGAAGATCGAATCCGCCTCGATGTGCAACCTGAAATGCAAGGGGTGCCGCACCGGGGCGCATCCCGAGATCGGGACCGGCGTGCTGACCGCGGATGAGTTCGTCGAGATAGTGGAGCCGATCAAAGAGTATCTACTTGAGGCCGCCATCTATATTTGGGGCGAGCCACTTATGAATAGGAAGCACCTGCCCGCTATGGTGCGGCATTTAACCGAAAATAACATATCCAGCATGATCAGCACCAACTGTCATTTTTTAGATGAAGCTATGTCGAAACAACTTATTGATGCGGGGCTGACCAAACTCATCCTTGCCGTGGACGGCATGTCCCAGGAGTCGTATGGGCAAATTCGCCTGGGTGGGAATTTTGAAATTGTAAAGAGCAACATCATTAATTTCGCCAGAATCAAGCGTGAGAAAAAAAGCCGCTGGCCTCTTATCGAATGGCAGTATGTGAAAACCGACTTCAACAAGCGGGAGCTCCCGCAGGCAATGGCGTTGGCGGAGGAGCTGGGTGTTGATTTCTTTACGGTTTTGCCTGACTGGTGCCGGCGGGACACCGATGAGAAGGTCGTCAAGTCGAGAGCTCGGTTGAAAAAGATTCGGAAGCGGGCATGTTATTGGCTTTGGTCTTCCATTGCGGTCCAGTGGGACGGTACGGTGTATCCCTGTTGCCATACCGCGAATAATGGGAGGAATTCATTTGGGAAAATGCCGATAAACGAGATATGGAATTCCGCCATATACAAGGAGTCCAGAGCGATTTTCAACAATACAGGGGATGGAGCCGAGAAGAAGGGGAAAAGTGTCTGTTTCCGTTGTCCGATGTAG
- a CDS encoding XrtA system polysaccharide deacetylase codes for MTMPEDRGQLVNAMSVDVEDYYQVGAFKNVIDPADWDSYPFRAGDNTRRVLDLFDEFGVKSTFFSLGWVAERDPALIRRIVDAGHELACHGYGHQLVFEIGQEAFREDIHRAKSMLEDIAGTAVHGYRAPSYSVTHKSLWAYDILIDEGFTYDSSVFPIYHDVYGIPHSPRFPYVVEREKGTIKEFPITTYPFRFLGRKLDLPFSGGGYFRLLPFPMIDRALRRINEGDGMPGVVYFHPWEIDPGQPRISGAGLKSRFRHYVNLSRTWGKLHKLLGKYRFAPVQDVLAAMTLDRASAMENA; via the coding sequence ATGACGATGCCGGAAGACAGGGGACAGTTGGTCAACGCGATGTCCGTGGACGTGGAGGACTACTACCAGGTCGGCGCGTTCAAGAACGTCATCGACCCGGCGGACTGGGACTCCTACCCGTTCAGGGCCGGGGACAACACCCGGAGGGTGCTTGATCTCTTTGATGAATTCGGCGTCAAGAGCACGTTTTTTTCGCTGGGCTGGGTGGCCGAGCGGGACCCGGCCCTCATCCGCAGGATCGTGGACGCCGGGCACGAGCTCGCCTGCCACGGCTACGGCCACCAACTGGTCTTCGAGATCGGGCAGGAGGCGTTCAGGGAGGACATCCACCGGGCCAAGTCCATGCTCGAGGACATCGCCGGCACGGCGGTCCACGGCTACCGCGCGCCCAGCTACTCGGTGACGCACAAGTCCCTGTGGGCCTACGACATCCTGATCGATGAAGGGTTCACCTACGATTCCAGCGTCTTCCCCATCTATCACGACGTCTACGGCATCCCCCACTCCCCGCGCTTTCCCTACGTTGTCGAGCGCGAAAAGGGGACCATCAAGGAATTTCCCATCACCACCTACCCGTTCCGCTTCCTGGGCAGGAAGCTGGACCTGCCGTTCTCCGGCGGGGGCTATTTCCGGCTGCTCCCGTTCCCGATGATCGACAGGGCCCTGCGCCGCATCAACGAGGGCGACGGCATGCCGGGCGTGGTCTATTTCCATCCCTGGGAGATCGATCCGGGGCAGCCGAGAATCTCCGGGGCCGGGCTCAAATCGCGCTTCAGGCATTATGTCAACCTGAGCCGTACCTGGGGGAAATTGCATAAATTACTTGGCAAGTACCGATTCGCCCCGGTACAGGATGTCCTGGCGGCAATGACGCTCGATCGGGCGTCGGCAATGGAGAATGCGTGA